Proteins encoded in a region of the Vitis riparia cultivar Riparia Gloire de Montpellier isolate 1030 chromosome 7, EGFV_Vit.rip_1.0, whole genome shotgun sequence genome:
- the LOC117918128 gene encoding disease resistance protein RPM1-like, whose product MGGLGKTTLANKVYDNKELVGHFDCSAWITVSQSFKMEELLRNMTMKFYQARKEPVPEGINTVDESSLMTLTRQYLQDKRYVVVFDDVWKLDFWGFIKYVLPENKKGSRIIITTRNDEVASCCKESSFDYIHKLQPLPPKSSWELFCKKAFQGGCPPELEKLSHDIVRRCGGLPLAIVAIGGLLSRKEKLVSEWKKFSDTLGSELQSNSHLESINTILSLSYHDLP is encoded by the coding sequence ATGGGCGGACTTGGCAAGACCACTCTTGCCAACAAAGTATATGACAACAAGGAATTGGTGGGACACTTTGATTGCTCTGCTTGGATCACTGTGTCTCAGTCATTCAAGATGGAAGAGCTACTGCGGAACATGACAATGAAATTCTATCAAGCAAGGAAGGAGCCAGTTCCTGAGGGTATCAATACCGTGGACGAGTCCTCACTAATGACCTTAACCAGGCAATATTTACAAGATAAAAGGTATGTGGTTGTTTTTGATGATGTATGGAAACTAGATTTCTGGGGAttcattaaatatgttttaccagaaaataaaaaagggagcAGGATAATAATCACAACACGTAATGATGAGGTAGCTTCTTGTTGTAAAGAATCTTCATTTGATTACATCCACAAGCTGCAACCTCTACCTCCAAAGAGCTCCTGGGAACTCTTTTGCAAGAAAGCGTTTCAGGGTGGATGTCCTCCGGAATTAGAGAAATTGTCTCATGATATTGTCAGAAGATGTGGTGGATTGCCACTAGCAATTGTAGCAATCGGTGGTCTTTTGTCAAGAAAAGAGAAGCTTGTCTCCGAATGGAAAAAATTTAGTGATACCCTAGGCTCTGAGTTACAAAGTAATTCGCATCTTGAAAGTATCAATACCATTCTCTCCCTCAGTTATCATGATCTGCCTTAA